The DNA region TTGCTGCTATTGACGGAGTGGAGGTATTTGAGAGTACCAAGAAGAGTTGTGAGAGATGTCTTACTCGTGTTGATAAACAAGGAGTAACCCATTATTATCATAAAGCAGTAGTTTGTGCAACTGTGGGTTCTGATCCCCATATTGTATTGGGTTATGAGATGTTAGAACCTAAAAAAGATTGTGATGACAAGGATGAGGGAGAACTTAGTGGGAGCAAGAGGCTTATTAGGAAACTATACAAGCAATTTCATCATTTTGCGGATGTAATAGTTGCAGATGCTTTGTATTGCAGAGCAACATGGATTAAGGAAGTACTTGCGATTGGGATGGATGCAGTTGTCAGGGTAAAAGATGAGAGGTTGCATATTGTAAAAGATGCGTTAGGTTTGTATCAAAGCCGTGAAGCTGACAGGGAATGGGAAGTAGAAGAGGGGAGCAGGAAGAGAATTGTTGTTAGAGCATGGGACGAAGATGGATTTGAAAT from Caldicoprobacter guelmensis includes:
- a CDS encoding transposase family protein translates to MIKSHIKRMFSYFSRIYYLGEEVKRLKDGRIKPQVETSTIAFIVLFAFICGLKSFNRLERWLENKKFKKLLPRRKKLPRIDTIRRSLSSFDIDSLNGMHEHIVKTAFRNKVFRKGTIDGLKVAAIDGVEVFESTKKSCERCLTRVDKQGVTHYYHKAVVCATVGSDPHIVLGYEMLEPKKDCDDKDEGELSGSKRLIRKLYKQFHHFADVIVADALYCRATWIKEVLAIGMDAVVRVKDERLHIVKDALGLYQSREADREWEVEEGSRKRIVVRAWDEDGFEMGGMEEIKVRFIRFLEEIYEGDKKELKEIWVVTT